The following proteins are co-located in the Vigna unguiculata cultivar IT97K-499-35 chromosome 9, ASM411807v1, whole genome shotgun sequence genome:
- the LOC114162893 gene encoding SWI/SNF complex subunit SWI3C — translation MPASPSENRTRWRKRKRDSQVARRHPKHEEEDEDDEENPNAEDDHAERGYDSEEQTHQNHPNSQPHVETEVLSDHGITISQFPLVIRRSVNRPHSSVTSIVALERALESGDNKAQCALVPPVIENVSHGQLQALSAVPSDNLALEGDSSFVITPPAILEGRGVVKRFGTKVLVVPMHSDWFSPATVHRLERQAVPHFFSGKSPDHTPEKYMECRNCIVAMHLEQPGKRITLSDCQGLLTGIDVEDLTRIVRFLDHWGIINYCVQTSSFKSPNVISCLREEPSGEVRVPVETLKSIDSLIKFDNPSCKLKADEIYSSLTAHNVDVFDLEDRIREHLSDNHCIYCSRPLPVVYYQSQKEVDILLCTDCFHDGRFVIGHSSLDFLRVDSTTDYGELDGDNWTDQETLLLLEAMEIYNENWNEIAEHVGTKSKAQCILHFLRLPMEDGKLEDINVPSMPLSSNAVDRDGSGRLHCYSNGNTPGPVHQVRSSDSRLPFANSGNPVMALVAFLASAVGPRVAASCAHAALAVLSVDNSGSTSQVEAPGHDNRTNSESIRCRDGGSHGETAVSNNNNNEDKAKVHGSWGLNDGRTTPLSSEKVKDAAKAGLSAAAMKAKLFADHEEREIQRLCANIVNHQLKRLELKLKQFAEIETLLMKECEQLERTKQRFAAERSRVISARLGTAGATPTMAASGVGPSMASNGNNRQQMISASPSQPSISGYGSNQSLHPHMSFAPRPSMFGLGQRLPLSMIQQSQSPSTAMFNAPSNVQPTSNHPLLRPVSGTNSGLG, via the exons ATGCCAGCTTCTCCTTCAG AGAACCGAACCAGATGGAGGAAGCGCAAGAGAGATTCTCAAGTCGCTCGGCGTCACCCCAAGCACGAGGAGGAGGACGAAGACGACGAAGAAAACCCCAATGCGGAGGACGACCATGCGGAACGTGGCTACGATTCTGAGGAACAAACACACCAAAACCACCCTAATTCGCAACCGCATGTGGAGACGGAGGTTCTCTCAGACCATGGCATTACCATTTCTCAGTTTCCCCTCGTGATAAGGCGCTCCGTGAACCGCCCTCACTCCTCGGTCACTTCAATTGTGGCTCTGGAGCGAGCCCTTGAGTCTGGAGACAATAAGGCTCAGTGCGCTCTTGTCCCTCCTGTTATTGAAAACGTGTCTCACGGTCAGCTTCAGGCGCTGTCGGCTGTGCCATCTGATAACTTAGCTTTGGAGGGTGATTCCTCTTTTGTCATAACTCCCCCTGCCATATTGGAAGGTCGTGGGGTTGTTAAGCGATTTGGAACTAAGGTTCTTGTAGTTCCTATGCATTCAG ATTGGTTTTCACCTGCCACCGTGCATAGGCTAGAGAGGCAAGCAGTGCCACATTTCTTTTCAGGAAAATCACCCGATCATACTCCAGAGAAGTACATGGAGTGTAGGAACTGCATTGTTGCGATGCATTTGGAGCAACCTGGGAAGAGGATTACGCTTTCTGATTGCCAGGGTTTGTTGACAGGGATTGATGTTGAGGATTTGACTCGGATTGTGAGGTTCCTTGATCATTGGGGAATTATTAATTACTGTGTTCAGACATCGAGTTTTAAGTCTCCCAATGTTATTTCTTGCTTGAGGGAGGAGCCGAGTGGAGAGGTCCGTGTGCCGGTAGAGACTTTGAAATCTATTGATAGTTTGATCAAATTTGACAATCCCAGTTGTAAGCTGAAAGCTGACGAAATTTATTCGTCATTGACTGCACATAATGTCGATGTCTTTGATCTGGAGGACAGAATAAGAGAGCATCTTTCGGATAATCATTGCATTTATTGTTCTCGTCCACTTCCTGTTGTATACTACCAGTCCCAAAAAGAG GTTGATATTTTACTTTGCACTGATTGCTTTCATGATGGGAGATTTGTCATTGGTCATTCAAGTCTAGATTTTTTAAGGGTGGATTCAACTACGGATTATGGTGAACTGGACGGGGATAATTGGACTGATCAAGAAACTTTACTGCTTCTTGAAGCAATGGAGATTTACAATGAGAATTGGAATGAAATTGCTGAGCATGTTGGTACCAAGTCAAAAGCACAATGCATTCTTCATTTTCTCCGTCTACCCATGGAAGATGGGAAATTGGAAGATATTAATGTTCCGAGCATGCCTTTGTCATCCAATGCAGTTGATAGAGATGGTAGTGGAAGACTGCATTGTTACTCAAACGGAAATACTCCAG GACCTGTCCATCAAGTGAGAAGTTCTGACAGCCGGCTTCCTTTTGCAAATTCTGGAAATCCTGTTATGGCTTTG GTTGCCTTTTTAGCCTCTGCAGTTGGACCAAGAGTAGCTGCTTCTTGTGCTCATGCAGCATTAGCAGTATTGTCAGTGGATAATTCTGGCAGCACTTCACAGGTGGAAGCACCTGGACATGATAATAG GACAAATTCCGAAAGCATACGGTGTCGTGATGGTGGGTCTCATGGAGAAACAGCggtatcaaataataataataatg AGGATAAGGCGAAGGTACATGGTTCATGGGGACTAAATGATGGTAGGACAACCCCACTATCTTCTGAAAAAGTTAAAGATGCAGCTAAAGCAGGCCTCTCTGCAGCAGCAATGAAAGCTAAATTATTTGCCGATCATGAAGAACGAGAAATTCAGAGGTTGTGTGCTAACATAGTTAATCATCAG CTGAAAAGATTAGAGTTGAAGCTGAAACAGTTTGCGGAAATAGAAACATTGTTAATGAAAGAATGCGAACAACTGGAGAGAACAAAGCAAAGGTTTGCTGCTGAACGGTCTCGTGTAATATCAGCACGTCTTGGGACTGCAGGAGCAACACCCACAATGGCTGCATCGGGTGTTGGTCCTTCAATGGCTAGCAATGGCAACAACAGGCAACAAATGATCTCTGCTTCTCCCTCACAGCCCAGTATCTCAGGGTATGGCAGCAATCAATCACTTCATCCACATATGTCCTTTGCCCCAAGACCTTCGATGTTTGGGTTGGGGCAAAGATTACCACTATCTATGATACAACAATCACAATCACCTTCAACTGCCATGTTCAATGCCCCTAGTAATGTGCAGCCCACGTCCAATCATCCATTGTTGAGGCCTGTATCAGGAACAAACTCTGGTTTAGGTTAA